CTTGGTGCTGGTCAGCTCGTCCAGCAGGCGCGCGTTGAACTCCTCGTCCGTCTCCGGCCTTCCGATGACGGGAACCTCCGAGCGGAACGCTCTCCAGCGTTCCAGCAGGCCGGCAGCAGTCCAAGGTTGCGGCAGATCGGCCAAGCCATCCACAAAGTGCTGGAGGAGAGCTTCATCCACCAGTAAGCGGCGGGCTTCCAATGATTTGCGGTGCTCCAGGACAGGCCAACCGGCGGGGACGAATCCTTGGGGAAAGTCGCGGATCCAGTCCGGTTTGGCTTCCGGGCGGCGATTCCAATCCAGCCACGCCAGGCGGTCGCCGGGCAGATGGAAGCCCAGCAGGGTGTCGCTGTGCTCGTACCAGGTGTGGGTGCGACCGTGGGGATAGAATTCCAGGACGCCGGACGCATGGGCAAGGCGGATCTCCGCCAGGTTCATGTAGCCCCAATCCTCGAGTCCCGTCTGGTCGTCCCCTTCGCGCACAGGGCGGGGTTCGCCCTCCGTGCGGATGAAGTCGCGGCTGACATAGACCGTGCCCCGCTGCCCATTGCGCTTGAGGATCGGCCACGCATTGACCCAGTTGTCCAGGTACCCGTCGTCAAACGTGAGGTGCACGATGCGGCGACCGAAGTCCTGGCCCCGGGTGAAGGCCTCCGCCTCCTCCGAGGTCAGGGTGCGGTATCCGCGCCAGTTCAGCCAGCCCATCGCCAGCCTGAAGTAGCGGCGGGTCACGCAAATGTTGCTGTAAAGGAAGCGGCTGTAGTGATCGTTGATGGTGTGGAACATCATGACCGGGAGGTGGGGGCGGCGCGACCGGTCAAAGATCCATGGCCAACAGAGCAGGCCCAGCGCGGCCAACCACCACGTGCCCGTGGCCAGTGTCCACAAGAGGGCACCCAGCCAGGCCAGACTTAGCAGGAGATAGCCTTTGCGTTCGTTCACCGGGCGATTCTCCGGCTGCCGGGGGCGATCATGAGCGTCCTTTCCAACTGAGTTCGGCGAACAGATGTGTGCGCAAGGGCCGCAGGGCGTAGCACAAGTGGTAGAGGGGTGTCCAGGCGGAACTGCCCATGTAGCGGGCCAGCCAGGGAAAGAGCAGGATGGGTTTCACGCGGGCCTTCATGCCCGGGAAGTAGGAGCGCAGCTGCGCCCCGTTCACGCTGCGTACCGACTGGTTGCGCGGGTTGTCGTAACGGAAGTCGTACCACAGGATGACCCCGCCGGGCTTCAGCGTGCGCATCATCTCCTGGGCCACTTCGCGCCGGGTTTCCTCGCTCAGGATGGACGTGAAACAGACGTTCTGGGTGATGATGTCGAAGTGGGCATCCGGGTAGGGCAGCCGGCGTGCGTCCCCCACGGTGAGTTGGAGCATGGGGAAGCGCGCTCGGGCACTGACGATGGGCTCTTCGCGAAGATCGACCCCGTGCAGGTTTTGGGGCGGAACGCCAAAACGTTGCAACGTGATCAGGTGCCCGCAAAAGCCGCAGCCCACCTCCAGGGCCATGCAATCCTCGATGCCGTAACCGAAGCGCCGGGCCAGGGCCCGGGCCGAGGCACGCTCGTAGGCATGCAAGTTGAGCAGGTTGCCGGTCACCAATCGGCTGTAACTCCGCCAATGCGCGGTTCCCCGGTGGGATCGTGTGCCGGTCAAGGGCGTGGCCGTGGTCATGGAACCTCCTGCTGCGGTGCCATTACCTGGGGCGCGAGCCTGGATTGGATGAACCTGAACTTTCCCGAGCCAAGCATTTGAATGGGATCGTCCAGTCGAAACTCCACTCGCACGGGCGAGTGGAACTGGAGTTGGATCTGGTCTCGATAGAACTCCAGCGCGGCAGGTTGGAATTCAGCTGAGCACTCCAGCCGAATGACGAAGTCCTTCCAGTCCTCCTGCACGACTTGGAAGCGCCGCACGCCCGGGCGGCTGCGCAACAACAGGGTCCAGAACGTCCCGGTCACCACTTCACCGTCCGCGCCGCGGATCAAATCGAAGGTGCGGCCCTCCAACCCCCGGATGAGGCGGAACCCGCGTCCACAGGAACACGGGATCGGGTCTCCCTGGGCCAAGTCGCCCGTGCGATATCGAATCAGCGGCATGACGTCGTTCTTCAGATCCGTGACAATGATCTCGGACAACCCCTCTGCCACAGGCAGGAACTCAAACAAATAGGTGCCTTCCAGCAGATGCAGTCCCTCGTGGGCTGGGCATTCCATGGCCAAAGGCCCGAACTCCCGACTGCCGTAGTTGTTGAACACCGGGGCGCCGAATCCCGCCTGCAGGTCTTCGCGCATTCCGGGCAAGAGGGTTTCTGACGCCGACCAAATGGCCTGCAGGGTGGGGAAGCGCGGTTTGGACAGCTCCAGCACGTCCGGCAGAAAGGCGGACAGGCTGGAGGGGTAGCCGATCAGCAGTTCGGGTTGGAAGGCGTGGATGGCCGACACCACCTCCCTGCGCCGCTCCCGGCTTAGGCCATAGGTGCTGTGAAACTGCGTGTGAAGGAGCCAGCGGATCAGGCGGGCCCGCGCGTCGCCGGCGGTACTCGCCTCAATGGAGGCACCCCAGATTTGTGCCGTTCGACAGTGGGCGTGCAAGCCTAGCATTTCGCGCCACAAGCGCACGCCGGCGTGCATCCAGCGTTCATCCGTGCGGTTCTGCAGGAAGTGCAGCACTTCTCCAGTGGAGCCGCCCGTGTGGTTGCGCCGCAGATGCCGACGGTCCGCCCCCTCCACTTCCAGGTCGCTTCCCGCGGCCCGGATGGCAGCCTTGTCCATGTAGGGCAGGTGGTTCAGACAGCCAGAGTGGGCCATTTCATCGAGCAGGGTCGACACGGGACGATCCAGGCGCGCCGCCTCCTGGGACAAGTGCTGGCGGTAGAAAGGGATGCGCTGGGACCAGATCTCCAAGCGGTCGCGCAGTCGTCGCCCTTGCCAGGCCCGGATCCCCTGTTCGTCCGTCCATTCCAGGCGACGCAGATGGGCGAACTCCGCGGAACAATCCGTCCCCCGGATACCGGCATGGGCTGAGGTGACCCACTTGGATAGACTGCGCCTGAAGACGTGGCTCATCCGCTTTCCTTTTGCTCCCATCCCTCTGTCGGCTGGCCGGGGCCGGGGATTGAATGGCTGAGCGGGAAAAGATCCCAGCCTGGCTTGCCGATACCTGCCCAACGGCGGATATTGTCGCAAAATGAATGCAGCGCAAGGTGAGGACGGCATGACAACACCCAAGGCGGCCATTGCCGGCCGCAAGATCCGATTTGCCGTGGTGGGCTGTGGGCGCATCTCGGGAAACCATTTTGCCTCCATCGAAAAGCACTCGGCGGACGCCGAACTGGTGGCCGTTTGCGACACGGATCCCAGTGCTCTCCAGTCGGCGATCCAAAAGACGGGAGTCCCGGGTTTTGCCAACCTGACCAGCCTGCTGGAAGGAAGCGCGCCCGATGTGATCGTGCTGTCCACGCCCAGCGGGCTGCATTCCGGCCAGACCATCCAGGTGGCCAAAGCCGGCGTCCATGTCATGAGCGAAAAGCCGATGGCCACCTCCTGGGCGGAAGGCAAGCGCATGGTGCAGGTCTGTGACGAAGCCGGCGTGCGCCTGTTCATCGTCAAGCAGAATCGGCGCAACGCCACACTTCAACTTCTCAAACAGGCGGTCGCGCAGGGTC
This genomic interval from Candidatus Delongbacteria bacterium contains the following:
- a CDS encoding class I SAM-dependent methyltransferase, translated to MTTATPLTGTRSHRGTAHWRSYSRLVTGNLLNLHAYERASARALARRFGYGIEDCMALEVGCGFCGHLITLQRFGVPPQNLHGVDLREEPIVSARARFPMLQLTVGDARRLPYPDAHFDIITQNVCFTSILSEETRREVAQEMMRTLKPGGVILWYDFRYDNPRNQSVRSVNGAQLRSYFPGMKARVKPILLFPWLARYMGSSAWTPLYHLCYALRPLRTHLFAELSWKGRS
- a CDS encoding polysaccharide deacetylase family protein, with translation MNERKGYLLLSLAWLGALLWTLATGTWWLAALGLLCWPWIFDRSRRPHLPVMMFHTINDHYSRFLYSNICVTRRYFRLAMGWLNWRGYRTLTSEEAEAFTRGQDFGRRIVHLTFDDGYLDNWVNAWPILKRNGQRGTVYVSRDFIRTEGEPRPVREGDDQTGLEDWGYMNLAEIRLAHASGVLEFYPHGRTHTWYEHSDTLLGFHLPGDRLAWLDWNRRPEAKPDWIRDFPQGFVPAGWPVLEHRKSLEARRLLVDEALLQHFVDGLADLPQPWTAAGLLERWRAFRSEVPVIGRPETDEEFNARLLDELTSTKVFLEQQLGVECGHFCWPGGGKDPRSLELAYGVAGYRMSTIHQDAVPNRRGVPDRWLYRVGAGNSQNIAITGYNLLRFISFVEIYRRNYCWIGLFAMTELVEKVVSRRRRNRRPDDRHTPFIGIPLPGSSAPF